The uncultured Desulfuromonas sp. genome has a segment encoding these proteins:
- a CDS encoding cytochrome c3 family protein, translating into MKHTVLFVWTVMVVLVTSTAWATTFDHDEHVAILEGEDCSTCHVADAQSIIPDVAICLECHEATMVEDVTFPGLKTHDVTWSLSHRAAAKSTSMDCAACHQQNDCLECHSAGFADEMGDFGNSMTNVHRSDFHVSHPIAARTNPQLCTSCHESSFCSDCHNDFRRGSLTGISHQRSFSSLTVGPTGPAHENFSESQCQTCHVDSILPSHEWTSGHAREARKNLVTCQACHPEGDVCIKCHSARSGLGINPHPKDWDDIDGRMLRASDGRTCRKCH; encoded by the coding sequence ATGAAGCACACAGTATTATTCGTTTGGACCGTTATGGTCGTGCTGGTGACATCCACGGCCTGGGCCACCACCTTCGATCATGACGAGCACGTTGCCATCCTCGAAGGCGAAGACTGCAGCACCTGCCATGTGGCCGATGCGCAAAGCATCATTCCCGATGTCGCTATCTGCCTGGAATGCCATGAGGCAACCATGGTCGAAGACGTCACGTTTCCCGGGCTGAAAACCCATGATGTCACCTGGTCGCTCAGTCACCGCGCTGCGGCAAAAAGCACATCCATGGACTGCGCCGCCTGCCATCAGCAGAATGACTGCCTGGAATGCCACAGCGCCGGGTTTGCCGACGAAATGGGTGACTTCGGTAACAGCATGACCAACGTGCACCGCAGTGATTTCCATGTGTCCCACCCGATCGCCGCGCGCACCAACCCCCAATTATGTACCAGCTGCCATGAGAGCAGTTTCTGCTCCGACTGCCACAACGATTTCCGTCGCGGTTCTTTGACCGGCATTTCGCATCAGCGCAGTTTCAGCAGCTTAACCGTCGGTCCGACCGGTCCGGCCCATGAGAATTTCAGTGAATCTCAATGCCAGACCTGTCACGTGGATTCGATCTTACCGTCACACGAATGGACCAGCGGCCATGCCCGCGAGGCACGCAAGAACTTAGTGACCTGCCAGGCCTGCCACCCCGAAGGCGATGTCTGCATCAAGTGCCACAGCGCCCGCAGCGGTCTCGGCATCAACCCCCATCCCAAGGACTGGGATGACATTGATGGAAGAATGCTTCGTGCCAGCGATGGCCGAACCTGCCGTAAGTGTCACTAA